CAAAGGAGGGCGGTGAGCCCGTAGCAGAAGTTTCGATCGAGACGAGCCGGTTGATGGGAATAAGGATCAGGGGCAATATGATCCCGCGCATAATCGATGAGATACCCCTCATAGCGCTGGCCGGCGCATGCGCAAACGGCAATACGGTTATCCGCGGCGCGCAGGAGCTGAGGGTGAAGGAATCGGACAGGATCCGCACGACCGTGTCCGAGCTGTCGAAGATAGGTGTTGATATTGAGGAACTATCCGACGGCATGGTTATTCACGGGGGTGGTGGCATCAAGGGAGGGGAGTGCCAGAGTTACGGGGACCATCGTCTGGCGATGACGATGGGCATCGCTTCACTCGTGTCAAAGGGGGAAATAGTTATCCACGACGCGGATGCGGTAACGGTCTCTTATCCCGGTTTCTGGGAGGAGCTTGAACGCATTTCCACTTAGAACGTTGAGAAAGGTCAGGCGTTAGGGTAAAGATTATGAAGGCGGAACTGGTGCATGTCGGCTTCGGTAACATCATCGCTGTCAACAAAGTCGTGGCGATCGCGCATCCGGCTTCGGCTCCGATGAAGCGGATGGTTCAGGAGGGCAAGGAGGATGGGCTGGTGGTGGACCTGACCAGCGGCAGGAGGACAAAGGCGGTAATAATAATGGACAGCGGCCATATAGTACTGGCGGCCATAGCCCCGGAGACCATCTCCGGCAGGGCTGCGGGAAGCAAAGTGGATTGACACTGAAGGAAAAAGTAACCGGCGACAATAAGCATGTGCTGTTCGTGCTGTCCGGCCCGTCCGGTGTGGGCAAGGACGTTGTGCTGATGCGCATAAGGAAGCTGGCGCGATCCATGCGATTCGTTGTGACGACCACCACCAGGGCTAAGCGCGAGATTGAATCGAACGGGGTGCATTACGATTTCGTGTCCCGTGATAAATTTGAGGATATGATCGAGAAAAAGAAACTGCTGGAGTGGGCCGAGGTCTACGGCAACTACTACGGGGTGCCGCGGGACAGGGTGGAGCGGGCGTTTAAAGAGGGGCATGACGTCATGGTCAAGGTAGACGTGCAGGGGGCGATGACGATAAAGAAGGTCA
This is a stretch of genomic DNA from Dehalococcoidia bacterium. It encodes these proteins:
- the gmk gene encoding guanylate kinase, which produces MTLKEKVTGDNKHVLFVLSGPSGVGKDVVLMRIRKLARSMRFVVTTTTRAKREIESNGVHYDFVSRDKFEDMIEKKKLLEWAEVYGNYYGVPRDRVERAFKEGHDVMVKVDVQGAMTIKKVMPHAVLIFLAPPSMEELEDRLRKRNTESSADLSRRITTAQEEMALAETFNYIVVNNVIEDAVDEIMDIIAAEKRLAKTGKVKL